The following are from one region of the Salvelinus sp. IW2-2015 unplaced genomic scaffold, ASM291031v2 Un_scaffold562, whole genome shotgun sequence genome:
- the LOC112068543 gene encoding LOW QUALITY PROTEIN: serine/threonine-protein phosphatase 4 regulatory subunit 3-like (The sequence of the model RefSeq protein was modified relative to this genomic sequence to represent the inferred CDS: inserted 4 bases in 3 codons), producing MTDTRRRVKVYTLNEDRQWDDRGTGHVSSGYVERLKGMSLLVRAESDGSLLLESKINPNTAYQKQQDTLIVWSEAENYDLALSFQEKAGCDEIWEKICQVQGKDPSVDITQELVDESEEERFDDMSSPGLELPPCELGRLEELAELVASSLPSPLRREKLALAVENEGYIRKLLELFRQCEDLENADGLHHLYEIVKGIFLLNRTALFEVMFSEECIMDVIGCLEHDPVLGAAPRRHRDFLTKTARFKEVIPIGDPELRAKIHQTYRVQYIQDMVLPTPSVFEENMLSTLHSFIFFNKVEIVGMLQDDEKFLTDLFAQLTDEATDDDKRYELVNFLKEFCAFSQTLQPQNREAFFKTLSNMGILPALEVVLGMDDVQVRGAATDIFSYLVEYNPSMVREFVMQESQQNDDDILLINLIIEHMICDTDPELGGAVQLMGLLRTLVDPENMLATANKTEKTEFLSFFYKHCMHILSAPLLANTTDDKLSKDDFQTSQLLALILDCWLFCVEHXTYHFKNYIINKDVLXRVLVLTASQHAFLASARCRFMRRIIGLKDEFYNRYIIRNFLFEPVVKAFLNNGARYNLMNSAXIEMFEYVRGEDVKSLTAHIVENYWKALEDVNYVQTFKGLKLRYEQQRERQDNPKLDSMRSILRNHRFRRDARTLDDDEEMWFNADEDELEDGEAVVPPSDNKTTKTSGGAGENEDLMDPISKFMERKKLKDSDEKEVLGKSSSLSGRQSPSFKLSFSGSTTKTSLSSPPPSASLHPGSPGSPGSPGSPGSPGSGAKGSPPTAVTTKGGLVGLVDYPDDDEEDEEDVSGESKEETPPLSKKSKLSS from the exons ATGACGGACACCCGCCGCCGAGTCAAAGTTTATACGCTCAACGAGGACAGACAATGGGACGACCGCGGCACCGGACACGTCTCCTCGGGCTATGTAGAGCGGCTGAAAGGCATGTCTCTGCTGGTGCGAGCGGAGAGCGATG GTTCCCTACTGCTGGAATCGAAGATAAACCCAAACACAGCCTACCAGAAACAACAG GACACGTTGATAGTATGGTCGGAGGCTGAGAACTATGACCTGGCCCTCAGCTTCCAGGAGAAGGCCGGCTGCGATGAGATCTGGGAGAAAATMTGTCAG GTCCAGGGCAAGGACCCGTCGGTGGACATCACCCAAGAGCTGGTGGACGAGTCGGAGGAGGAGCGCTTCGACGACATGTCCTCCCCGGGGCTCGAGCTCCCACCCTGCGAGCTGGGCCGCCTCGAGGAGCTCGCAGAACTTGtggcctcctccctcccctcgccCTTACGTCGTGAGAAACTGGCCCTGGCTGTGGAGAACGAGGGCTACATCCGCAAGCTCCTGGAGCTCTTCCGCCAGTGCGAGGACCTGGAGAACGCCGACGGCCTCCACCACCTCTACGAGATCGTCAAGGGCATTTTCCTGCTGAACCGCACGGCCCTGTTCGAGGTCATGTTCTCAGAGGAGTGCATCATGGACGTGATTGGCTGCCTGGAGCACGACCCGGTGCTGGGGGCTGCGCCGCGGCGCCACCGTGACTTCCTCACCAAGACTGCCCGCTTCAAGGAGGTGATCCCCATCGGCGACCCCGAGTTGCGCGCCAAGATCCACCAGACGTACCGGGTGCAGTACATCCAGGACATGGTGCTGCCCACGCCGTCGGTGTTCGAGGAGAACATGCTCTCCACGTTGCACTCGTTCATCTTCTTCAACAAGGTGGAGATCGTGGGTATGCTGCAG GACGATGAGAAGTTCCTGACAGACCTCTTTGCACAGCTCACAGACGAGGCCACCGACGACGACAAGCGATACGAACTG GTAAACTTCCTAAAGGAGTTCTGCGCCTTCTCCCAAACGTTACAACCTCAAAACAGAGAAGCCTTCTTCAAGACACTGTCGAACATGGGTATTCTCCCTGCACTAGAGGTGGTACTG GGGATGGATGATGTGCAGGTGCGTGGCGCGGCCACTGATATCTTCTCCTATCTGGTGGAGTACAACCCCTCTATGGTACGAGAGTTTGTCATGCAGGAGTCCCAGCAGAACGACGAC GACATTCTGCTGATCAACCTGATCATCGAGCACATGATCTGTGACACGGACCCCGAGCTGGGTGGCGCCGTGCAGCTGATGGGCCTGCTGCGCACCCTGGTGGACCCTGAGAACATGCTGGCTACCGCCAAC AAAACGGAGAAGACTGAGTTCCTCAGCTTCTTCTACAAGCACTGCATGcacatcctctctgctcctctactGGCCAACACCACAGACGACAAACTCAGCAAAg ATGACTTCCAGACGTCTCAGCTGCTGGCTCTGATCCTGGACTGCTGGCTGTTCTGCGTGGAGCA AACCTACCACTTCAAGAACTACATCATCAACAAGGACGTCT CGCGGGTCCTGGTGCTCACCGCCTCGCAGCACGCCTTCCTGGCCTCT GCGCGCTGCCGCTTCATGCGGCGGATCATTGGTCTGAAGGACGAGTTTTACAACCGCTACATCATAAGGAACTTCCTGTTTGAGCCCGTGGTCAAGGCCTTCCTCAACAACGGCGCACGCTACAACCTCATGAACTCAG TCATAGAGATGTTTGAGTATGTCCGCGGT GAGGATGTGAAGTCCCTGACGGCCCACATAGTGGAGAACTACTGGAAGGCTCTGGAGGACGTGAACTATGTGCAGACCTTTAAAGGACTGAAGCTGCGCtacgaacagcagagggagaggcaggacaACCCCAAACTGGACAG CATGAGGTCGATCCTGAGGAACCACAGGTTCCGCCGGGACGCGCGGACGTTGGATGACGACGAGGAGATGTGGTTCAACGCGGACGAGGACGAGCTGGAGGACGGCGAGGCGGTGGTGCCCCCCTCAGACAACAAGACCACCAAGACTAGCGGCGGCGCCGGCGAGAACGAAGACCTCATGGACCCCATCAGCAAGTTCATGGAGAGGAAGAAAC TGAAAGACTCAGACGAAAAGGAAGTCCTGGGCAAGTCCAGTAGTCTGTCGGGCCGCCAAAGCCCCAGCTTCAAGCTGTCCTTCTCCGGCTCCACTACCAAGACCAGCCTGTCCAGCCCGCCTCCCTCCGCCTCTTTGCACCCCGGCTCGCCAggctcgccaggctccccagGCTCCCCAGGATCGCCAGGGTCAGGGGCCAAGGGCTCGCCCCCGACAGCAGTCACCACAAAG ggaggtCTGGTGGGGCTGGTGGACTACCCCGACGACGACGAGGAAGACGAAGAGGACGTGAGCGGCGAGAGTAAAGAGGAGACTCCTCCCCTGTCCAAGAAGTCCAAGCTGAGCtcctaa
- the LOC112068544 gene encoding enhancer of rudimentary homolog: MSHTILLVQPTKRPEGRTYADYESVNECMEGVCKMYEEHLKRMNPNSPSITYDISQLFDFIDDLADLSCLVYRADTQTYQPYNKDWIKEKIYVLLRRQAQQAGK; this comes from the exons ATG TCACACACAATTCTGCTTGTCCAGCCAACTAAGAGACCAGAGGGGCGAACATATGCCGACTACGAGTCAGTCAACGAATGCATGGAAG GTGTGTGTAAGATGTATGAAGAGCACCTGAAGAGGATGAATCCCAACAGTCCCTCCATCACCTATGACATCAGCCAGCTGTTTGACTTCATTGATGACTTGGCGGACCTCAGCTGTCTAGT GTACCGGGCGGACACTCAGACGTACCAGCCGTACAACAAAGACTGGATCAAGGAGAAGATTTACGTGCTTCTGCGGCGTCAGGCCCAACAAGCTGGGAAGTAA
- the LOC112068545 gene encoding papilin: MNILLVLVVLQLLAVPSFSLTAPSNDYWGEYGTYGPCSRPCGTGVAMRTRQCITARTDGGNNCVGSSKSYRTCNMQACPVGSRDIREEQCAQFNRMDFQSKRYAWLPYHGASNPCELNCVPRGENFFYRHRPAVVDGTPCYVGRSDICIAGICMAVINGEILGMDRDVVPAPPAPAANLRHRESLTYAYTYSAWSECSAPCNGGTQHRSVQCMVQDSTAPHVVDDSYCVSQGLPRPASQQACNQQQCAEYSVLQYSVVSTGYWVATSVVGTGYWVAHSVVLLGVPSVHDPREHDRTLRGFVPSDPSATNTVYDPYSTTVVGPHCAQSYYGCCPDGHTSAGGHRGEGCPTDDCERTRYGCCLDGVTPAQGHGRAGCADYHPPADHSAPTYAQSGHMCSLSRDDGPCANWTSRFYYNSATGSCTQFWYGGCHGNANNFVSRDVCQRECGGAVVTPRQASPPARSGMRVRVGARARAYRARS; encoded by the exons ATGAACATCCTACTGGTCCTGGTCGTCCTGCAGTTACTGGCTGTACCATCATTCTCT CTAACGGCGCCCAGCAATGACTACTGGGGGGAATACGGAACCTATGGGCCATGCAGCCGCCCCTGTGGCACTGGAGTAGCCATGAGGACCAGGCAATGTATCACTGCAAG GACAGACGGAGGAAACAACTGCGTGGGATCTTCAAAATCTTACCGCACCTGTAATATGCag GCATGTCCAGTGGGTTCCAGGGATATCCGTGAGGAGCAGTGTGCCCAGTTTAATAGGATGGACTTCCAGAGCAAACGCTATGCCTGGCTGCCTTACCATGGAG CGTCTAACCCATGTGAGCTGAACTGCGTCCCCCGTGGAGAGAACTTCTTCTACAGACACAGGCCTGCCGTGGTGGACGGGACACCCTGCTATGTGGGCCGCAGTGACATCTGTATCGCAGGCATCTGCATG GCGGTGATCAACGGAGAGATCCTCGGCATGGACCGTGACGTGGTGCCGGCTCCTCCCGCTCCCGCCGCCAACTTGCGCCACCGCGAGTCCCTCACGTATGCCTACACATACAGCGCCTGGTCCGAGTGCTCAGCCCCCTGCAACGGAGGCACACAGCACCGCAGTGTACAGTGCATGGTCCAGGACTCGACGGCGCCCCACGTGGTGGACGACTCTTACTGCGTCTCCCAGGGACTACCCAGGCCGGCCAGCCAGCAGGCCTGCAACCAGCAGCAGTGTGCCGAGTACAGTGTGCTCCAGTACAGTGTGGTGAGTACTGGGTACTGGGTAGCTACCAGTGTGGTGGGTACTGGGTACTGGGTAGCTCACAGTGTGGTGCTACTGG GTGTACCAAGTGTCCATGACCCAAGAGAACATGATAGAACTCTGAGAGGATTTGTGCCTTCTGAcccttcag CCACTAACACAGTGTACGACCCTTACTCCACCACCGTGGTTGGTCCCCACTGTGCCCAGTCATACTATGGCTGCTGCCCGGATGGCCACACATCCGCTGGTGGGCATAGAGGAGAGGGCTGTCCCACAGATGACTGTGAACGCACCCG GTACGGCTGCTGTCTGGATGGGGTGACTCCTGCTCAGGGTCATGGAAGGGCAGGATGTGCTGATTACCACCCACCTGCG gaccACTCCGCCCCAACTTATGCTCAGTCCGGCCATATGTGCTCCCTGTCACGTGACGATGGACCCTGTGCCAACTGGACATCCCGCTTCTACTACAACTCAGCCACTGGCAGCTGCACCCAGTTCTGGTATGGCGGTTGCCATGGCAACGCCAACAACTTTGTGTCCAGGGACGTTTGCCAGAGGGAGTGTGGCGGCGCCGTCGTGACACCACGACAGGCATCCCCACCCGCACGGTCTGGCATGAGAGTAAGGGTGGGCGCGAGGGCGAGGGCATACCGCGCCCGGTCTTAA